In Pseudomonas sp. LRP2-20, the genomic window GGCGGACCCGCTCGTCGTCCTCGAGCTGGCAGTCCAGGTAGCTGTCGGCGATTTCCCATGGCAAGTGCACGGCACCCAGCACCAGCAGGCGGGCTTCGTCCCAGGCATTGTCGGCACCATGGCCGAAGAACAGCTCGTGCTCATGGAAGCGGCTGACCGCCCAGCGGATATGGTCGCGCAACGTGCGCAGACGAGATGTGATCACGGGGTACTCCTATTCAGACCGTACAAAAGTCTAACAGCCCAACCCGTACATTTGTTCCCCGCGATGCTCCAGCGGCAAGCCACAGGCCAGTAACCACGCCGCTTGCGATGTCAACCATTCCCATTGGCGCCAAGGCAAGGGAGAATAGGTATACAAAAGCCCTACCCAAGGAGCCCTTGATGTCCGTTCCAACCACGATGTTCCGCCTCACTGGCCGCGACTATCCGCCGGCCAAGCTGAGCCAAGCCAGCCTGATCATCATCGATGCGCAGAAGGAATACCTGAGCGGTCCTCTGCAACTGTCGGGCATGGACGAGGCCGTGGCCAACATCGCCCGGTTGCTCGACGCCGCCCGCAAGGCCGGCCGTCCGATCATCCACGTTCGCCACCTCGGTACCGTTGGCGGGCGCTTCGACCCGCAAGGCCCGGCCGGCCAGTTCATCCCGGGCCTTGAGCCGCGCGAAGGTGAAATCGTCATCGAAAAGCGCATGCCCAACGCCTTCAAGAACACCAAGCTGCACGACACCCTGCAGGCGCTTGGGCACCTGGACCTGATCGTGTGCGGTTTCATGAGCCATTCCAGCGTCAGCACCACCGTGCGCCGCGCCAAGGACTATGGTTACCGTTGCACCCTGGTGGAAGACGCCTCGGCGACTCGCGACCTGGCGCTGAAGGATCAGGTGATCCCCGCCGCCCAGATCCACGCGTGTGAAATGGCCGTGATGGCCGACAACTTCGCCTGTGTCGCCCCTACCGCCAGCCTGATCTGAGCTGACGTTGCGATGACCGCCCGGCAGCCGGGCGGAACCCCAGGGCCGGGCCCAGGTCGAATTCCGGATGTCCACAGAGGAAACTGGAATGAAGCTCAAAGGCAGTTTCGACGCCAAGCGTCTGCGCCCGCGGGAACCGCGTAACTGGGGTGCGCGCATTGCCGCCGGCCTGTCGGCCCTGATCGCCACACTCGGCGTGTTGCTGGCCATGGCCGGCATCGCCGGGCTGCTTGGCAACTACACAGCACTCGCCGAACTCAATGCCAACCGCCCGCTGGCCGGCATCCTGGCCGTGGCCGGGCTGTTGCTGCTGTACCTGGGCGTGCGCTTCTGGCGGCGCAGCCGCATTCGCCTGCGCCGAGGGCGCGAGCTGAACCTGTCGCCGCACCTGATGAAGAAGCACGATTAGTGGTTTGTGCTTCGAGCCTCTTCGCGGGTAAACCCGCTCCCACAGGGACTGCACAATGTTCAAGACCTGTGCGGTCCCTGTGGGAGCGGGTTTACCCGCGAAGAGGCCGGTACTGACGACACAAGGCTGATCGCGTAAACTACGCCGCCCACGTGGAGGCACCATGCAAGACGACGATTTTTCCCTGTTCAGCGCCGAAGTGCGCGGCGTCAAGCCGATCAAGCACGACCGCGCCGATGTGGGCAAACCGAAAACCGACCGCAAGCAGCTCGCCGGCCTGCGCCAGGCGGCGACCATCCGCAGCGACCAGACCTTGGTGATCGACGGCCTGTCCGACCAGTTCGTCATCGACGTCGGTGCCGAAGACGAGCTGATGTGGCGCCGCGATGGCGTGCAGGAAAGCCAGATCCGCAAGCTCAAGCTCGGCCAGATCGCCTTCGAGGGCAGCCTCGACCTGCATGGCATGAGCGTGGAGAAGGCCCGCGAAACCCTGTGGGCCTTCATCGCCGAAGCCACCCAGCTCGAAGTCCGCTGCGTACGGGTGACCCACGGCAAGGCCGCCCGCCTGGACGGCAAGCGCCCGATGATCAAGAGCCACGTCAACACCTGGCTGCGCCAGCACCCGCAAGTGCTCGGTTTCACCTCGTGCCAGGCCCGCCATGGCGGCACCGGCGCGGTGTATGTGATGCTCAAGCGAACCATGATGGAAGGCCGCGACGAGTAACGCCGTGCTTGCAGCGCCGCGCGCGCCGCCGTACCCTTCATTTTTGCGATTTTTCCCACAGGTAGATACATGTCCCTGGAACAGAACTACACCGAGATCCTCAGCCAACTTGGCGAGGACGTCTCCCGTGAGGGCCTGCTCGACACGCCCAAGCGGGCTGCAAAGGCCATGAAGTACCTTTGCCGCGGTTACGAGCAGACGCTGGAAGAAGTCACCAACGGCGCGCTGTTCACCTCCGACAACAGTGAGATGGTGCTGGTCCGGGACATCGAGCTGTATTCGATGTGCGAACACCACATGCTGCCCTTCATCGGCAAGGCTCACGTGGCCTACCTGCCCAAGGGCAAGGTCCTGGGCCTGTCGAAGGTCGCGCGCATCGTCGACATGTTCGCCCGCCGCCTGCAGATCCAGGAAAACCTCAGCCGCCAGATCGCCGAGGCCGTGCAGCAGGTGACTGGCGCCGCTGGCGTGGCGGTGGTCATCGAAGCCAAGCACATGTGCATGATGATGCGCGGCGTGGAAAAACAGAATTCGACCATGCTCACCTCGGTGATGCTGGGTGAGTTCCGTGAAAACGCCTCGACTCGCAGCGAGTTCCTCAGCCTGATCAAGTGATCGGCGCATGACCCGAGCCGGCCCCCAGGGGTCGGCTTTTTCATTTCAGGAGTAGCCCATGATCGTCAAAGCCCTGCGGGTCGGCCTCGGCCAGCTCATCGTGTTCGGCGACTGGATCAGCCGCCCAGCCAAGCAGAAGCGTGATGCCGCGGCCCAGGCGCGTGTCGAGCAGGAGGCCAAGGGCCTCGCGCTGTACCAGTTCCATGCCTGCCCGTTCTGCGTGAAGACCCGCCGTACCCTGCACCGCTTGAACGTGCCGGTAGCGTTGCGTGATGCCAAGAACGACGACCTGCATCGCCAGGCGTTGCTCGAAGGTGGCGGCCGGGTGAAAGTGCCGTGCCTGCGCATCGAGGAACAGGGCAAGGTGACCTGGATGTATGAATCCAAGGCCATCATCGCCTATCTGGACAAACGCTTCGCGTAAGCCCTGCGCGACCCCTGTGGGAGCCGCGCTTGCCGGCGATGGGCCGCGAAGCGGCCCCGGCAATTTATGCAACAACCATGAAATCGTGGGGCCGCTTCGCGGCCCATCGCCGGCAAGCGCGGCTCCCACAAGGACCGCATCAGCTCAGTCGACCATCGGCACATGCCGCGGATGGCTGGCCACCCGCGCCAGCCACTCGCGTACTGCCGGGTAATCCGTCAGGTCGAAGCCGCCCTGATGCGCCACGTGGGTGTAGGCATATAGCGCCACATCGGCAATCGAGTACTGGTCCCCGACCAGATACGGCGTCATCTGCAACTGCCGCTCCATCACCTTCAACGCCTTGTAACCGCCCTTGTGCAGCTTGCGGTATTCCTCCACGCGCTCTTCCGGCAGCCCCAGGTAGAACTGGATGAACCGCGCCACGGCAATGTACGGCTCATGGCTGTACTGCTCGAAGAATTGCCACTGCAACACCTGGGTCCGCAGGCGCGGCTCGCTGGGCAGGAATTCGCTGCCATCGGCCAGGTAGTTGAGGATGGCGTTCGATTCCCACAGGCAGGTACCGTCCTCGAGCTTGAGCACCGGCACCTTGCCGTTGGGGTTCATGGCCAGAA contains:
- a CDS encoding cysteine hydrolase family protein, coding for MSVPTTMFRLTGRDYPPAKLSQASLIIIDAQKEYLSGPLQLSGMDEAVANIARLLDAARKAGRPIIHVRHLGTVGGRFDPQGPAGQFIPGLEPREGEIVIEKRMPNAFKNTKLHDTLQALGHLDLIVCGFMSHSSVSTTVRRAKDYGYRCTLVEDASATRDLALKDQVIPAAQIHACEMAVMADNFACVAPTASLI
- the folE gene encoding GTP cyclohydrolase I FolE, coding for MSLEQNYTEILSQLGEDVSREGLLDTPKRAAKAMKYLCRGYEQTLEEVTNGALFTSDNSEMVLVRDIELYSMCEHHMLPFIGKAHVAYLPKGKVLGLSKVARIVDMFARRLQIQENLSRQIAEAVQQVTGAAGVAVVIEAKHMCMMMRGVEKQNSTMLTSVMLGEFRENASTRSEFLSLIK
- a CDS encoding glutathione S-transferase family protein; this translates as MYKVYGDYQSGNCYKVKLMLSLLDRPYEWQAVDILKGETETPEFLAMNPNGKVPVLKLEDGTCLWESNAILNYLADGSEFLPSEPRLRTQVLQWQFFEQYSHEPYIAVARFIQFYLGLPEERVEEYRKLHKGGYKALKVMERQLQMTPYLVGDQYSIADVALYAYTHVAHQGGFDLTDYPAVREWLARVASHPRHVPMVD
- a CDS encoding Smr/MutS family protein produces the protein MQDDDFSLFSAEVRGVKPIKHDRADVGKPKTDRKQLAGLRQAATIRSDQTLVIDGLSDQFVIDVGAEDELMWRRDGVQESQIRKLKLGQIAFEGSLDLHGMSVEKARETLWAFIAEATQLEVRCVRVTHGKAARLDGKRPMIKSHVNTWLRQHPQVLGFTSCQARHGGTGAVYVMLKRTMMEGRDE
- a CDS encoding glutathione S-transferase N-terminal domain-containing protein produces the protein MIVKALRVGLGQLIVFGDWISRPAKQKRDAAAQARVEQEAKGLALYQFHACPFCVKTRRTLHRLNVPVALRDAKNDDLHRQALLEGGGRVKVPCLRIEEQGKVTWMYESKAIIAYLDKRFA